Proteins encoded in a region of the Methanomassiliicoccales archaeon genome:
- a CDS encoding translation initiation factor IF-5A: protein MSWNQAEVRELKEGRYVNIDEEPCKIISIQTSKPGKHGEAKARIDAVGLFDEKKRSIVHPVTHKVQIPMIDKRKAQVLAIGGKEVQLMDLDNYENFSLSIPDEFQGQLHPGEEIMYMIAMGRKKITKV, encoded by the coding sequence ATGTCCTGGAACCAAGCCGAGGTCAGGGAGCTCAAGGAAGGCCGATACGTCAACATCGACGAAGAGCCCTGCAAGATCATTTCCATTCAGACCTCCAAGCCCGGTAAACACGGCGAGGCCAAGGCCCGCATCGATGCCGTCGGGCTGTTCGACGAGAAGAAACGCAGCATCGTGCACCCCGTGACCCACAAGGTGCAGATCCCCATGATCGACAAGCGCAAGGCGCAGGTCCTAGCCATCGGTGGCAAAGAGGTCCAGCTGATGGACCTGGATAACTACGAGAACTTCTCCCTGAGCATCCCGGATGAGTTCCAGGGCCAGCTTCACCCCGGCGAGGAGATCATGTACATGATCGCCATGGGAAGAAAGAAGATAACCAAGGTGTAG